From the genome of Rhodobacteraceae bacterium Araon29, one region includes:
- a CDS encoding cobalamin-binding protein, with the protein MSDQEDDIILSELDDEELVQQMFDDLYDGLREEIEEGVNILLERKWQPYDVLTKALVGGMTIVGQDFRDGILFVPEVLLAANAMKGGMAILKPLLAETGAPRVGKMVIGTVKGDIHDIGKNLVSMMMEGAGFEVVDLGINNPVENYIEALQTEDADILGMSALLTTTMPYMKVVIDTMVEMGMRDDYTVLVGGAPLNEEFGKAIGADAYCRDAAVAVETAKEMMARKHNQVTA; encoded by the coding sequence ATGTCTGACCAAGAAGACGACATCATCCTGTCGGAACTGGACGACGAAGAACTCGTCCAGCAGATGTTCGACGACCTTTATGACGGGCTCAGAGAGGAAATCGAAGAAGGCGTCAATATCCTGCTTGAGCGTAAATGGCAGCCCTATGACGTTCTCACCAAGGCACTCGTGGGCGGCATGACCATTGTCGGTCAGGATTTCCGAGACGGCATCCTATTTGTACCCGAGGTTCTGCTGGCGGCAAATGCCATGAAAGGCGGGATGGCCATTCTAAAACCCCTCTTGGCCGAAACCGGTGCGCCCAGAGTTGGCAAGATGGTGATTGGGACTGTTAAAGGTGATATCCACGATATTGGAAAAAACCTCGTATCCATGATGATGGAAGGCGCCGGTTTTGAAGTGGTGGATTTGGGTATTAATAACCCGGTTGAAAACTATATTGAGGCGCTTCAAACGGAAGACGCCGACATTCTTGGAATGTCCGCCCTGCTCACTACCACAATGCCCTACATGAAAGTGGTCATCGATACGATGGTTGAAATGGGCATGCGTGATGATTACACTGTTCTTGTTGGCGGGGCGCCACTGAATGAAGAGTTCGGAAAAGCCATCGGCGCTGATGCCTACTGCCGCGATGCAGCAGTTGCCGTTGAAACCGCCAAGGAAATGATGGCGCGCAAACACAATCAGGTGACAGCTTAG
- a CDS encoding DUF1638 domain-containing protein — translation MQPSDALLTRQGLSPESKGGSILLVACGALAREILELIRLNHWQHMDLQCLPAILHNSPDKITPAVRDIVMAKRSDYDSIFVVYADCGTGGLLKAACDELGVEMIEGPHCYSFFEGNDVFDKRDEATAFYLTDFLARQFEAFVWKPLGLDRHPELRDMYFGNYEKLVYQAQTDDPELTKTARACADRLGLAFERRLTGYGDLETNLKAQA, via the coding sequence ATGCAGCCAAGCGATGCTCTGCTGACCCGCCAAGGATTGTCCCCTGAAAGCAAAGGGGGAAGTATTCTTTTGGTCGCCTGCGGGGCGCTTGCACGCGAAATCCTTGAGCTAATCCGCCTTAATCATTGGCAGCATATGGATTTGCAATGTCTTCCAGCGATTTTGCACAATTCACCGGATAAAATCACCCCTGCAGTGCGCGATATCGTCATGGCCAAACGCTCTGACTACGACAGTATTTTCGTTGTCTACGCAGATTGTGGAACCGGGGGGCTGCTAAAAGCGGCCTGCGATGAACTTGGGGTTGAAATGATTGAAGGGCCGCATTGTTATTCCTTTTTTGAAGGCAATGACGTCTTTGACAAAAGAGATGAGGCAACAGCCTTTTACCTAACAGATTTTCTAGCACGGCAATTTGAAGCCTTTGTCTGGAAACCGCTTGGACTTGATCGCCATCCCGAGCTGCGCGATATGTATTTCGGCAATTACGAAAAGCTGGTGTATCAGGCCCAAACCGATGATCCAGAGCTCACCAAAACCGCCCGTGCCTGCGCCGACCGTTTGGGGCTTGCTTTCGAGCGGCGCCTAACGGGATATGGCGATCTGGAAACCAACCTAAAGGCTCAAGCCTAA
- a CDS encoding cysteine desulfuration protein SufE, producing MATPAFEDIVEDFEFLEDWEDRYRYVIEQGKSMPPLNEALKVPATKVDGCASQVWLHISISKDSFQFDGDSDAVIVRGLIALLRSLFNGLSLAQISAVNAEAELARLGLNEHLSSQRSNGLRAMIQRIKDSATGA from the coding sequence ATGGCAACGCCAGCCTTTGAAGATATTGTTGAAGATTTTGAATTCCTAGAGGATTGGGAAGATCGATATCGTTATGTGATTGAGCAGGGCAAATCCATGCCGCCTTTGAACGAGGCTTTGAAAGTGCCGGCAACAAAGGTTGATGGCTGTGCCAGTCAGGTCTGGCTGCATATTAGTATTTCCAAAGATAGCTTTCAGTTTGACGGTGACAGTGATGCGGTTATCGTACGCGGACTGATCGCGCTCTTGCGCAGTCTGTTTAACGGTCTGAGTTTAGCGCAGATTTCTGCCGTAAACGCCGAAGCGGAATTGGCGCGTTTGGGGTTGAATGAGCATTTGTCATCACAGCGTTCCAATGGTCTGCGGGCCATGATCCAACGGATTAAAGACAGCGCAACGGGCGCGTAG
- the rnd gene encoding ribonuclease D yields MKTLTTTQELAEFCEQARTCEYVTVDTEFLRERSYYSKLCLIQLALPGKLLDNAVLVDPLVDGLSLDPLYELFKNENVVKVFHAARQDIEIFYVDAKVIPKPLFDTQLAAMVCGFGEQVGYETLVRKIAKQSLDKSSRFTDWSQRPLTDAQKTYALADVTHLRQIYEFLAQKLSQNGRARWVREELEILKSPETYIVRPEEAWRRIKTRSNSPRFLATVRSLAQFRETYAQQRNIPRNRVYKDDALIELASSKPAGYEDLKRSRLLLREARKGEIAEGIIAAVKAAQNLSKEDLPSAPGEEEKLQVNPALADLLRVLLKSKTETMGVAAKLIAATSELDAIAAGKRDLPSLSGWRREAFGEDALRLCKGEIALIAKGKSVQTIPVPGGAL; encoded by the coding sequence ATGAAAACACTAACAACCACCCAGGAACTCGCCGAGTTTTGCGAACAAGCGCGAACTTGCGAATATGTAACGGTTGATACCGAATTTTTGCGCGAGCGTAGTTATTACTCAAAACTTTGTTTGATCCAATTGGCTTTGCCGGGCAAATTGCTTGACAACGCAGTTCTGGTCGATCCGCTGGTTGACGGATTATCGCTTGATCCGCTTTATGAGCTTTTTAAAAATGAAAATGTCGTCAAGGTGTTCCACGCAGCGCGGCAGGATATTGAGATATTCTATGTGGACGCTAAAGTCATTCCAAAGCCTTTGTTTGACACCCAGCTGGCGGCGATGGTCTGCGGGTTTGGCGAACAAGTGGGCTATGAAACCTTAGTGCGCAAAATTGCCAAGCAATCGCTTGATAAATCGTCCCGCTTTACAGATTGGTCGCAGCGGCCTTTGACCGATGCGCAAAAAACCTATGCTTTGGCTGATGTGACCCATTTACGCCAGATTTATGAGTTTTTGGCGCAAAAGCTTAGTCAAAATGGCCGAGCACGCTGGGTGCGTGAAGAACTGGAAATATTGAAGAGCCCGGAAACCTATATCGTTCGGCCTGAGGAGGCCTGGCGGAGGATCAAAACACGATCAAATTCGCCCCGTTTTTTGGCAACTGTGCGCAGCTTGGCACAATTTCGCGAAACCTATGCGCAGCAGCGTAACATCCCGCGCAACCGTGTTTATAAAGATGATGCTTTAATCGAGTTGGCCTCGTCAAAACCGGCGGGATACGAAGATCTGAAGCGTTCACGGCTATTGCTGCGCGAAGCGCGCAAAGGCGAGATTGCCGAGGGTATCATCGCGGCGGTTAAAGCCGCGCAGAACCTATCCAAAGAAGATCTACCCTCCGCCCCTGGCGAAGAAGAAAAGCTTCAGGTTAATCCAGCCTTGGCAGATTTATTGCGGGTGCTTCTAAAGTCCAAAACCGAAACCATGGGGGTGGCAGCCAAATTGATCGCGGCGACATCCGAGCTTGATGCCATCGCCGCTGGAAAGCGTGATTTGCCGTCTCTAAGCGGTTGGCGCCGCGAAGCCTTTGGTGAAGACGCCCTGCGTCTGTGCAAAGGTGAAATTGCGCTAATTGCCAAAGGGAAATCGGTTCAGACAATTCCTGTGCCGGGCGGCGCGCTATAA
- a CDS encoding phosphoribosylglycinamide formyltransferase, protein MSKKVAILISGGGSNMVALVKSMTGDHPARAAVVISNNPQAAGLQRAADLGVPTEVVDHRPFGKDRAAFEAVLNKTLKPYQLDLICQAGFMRILTEGFVLGWQGKMLNIHPSLLPKYKGLNTHIRALEAGDHEAGCSVHLVTPELDGGPVLGQVRVPIEPGDTEQALAARVLVQEHLLYPKVLRQFVQGNNAPLNFH, encoded by the coding sequence GTGAGCAAAAAAGTCGCCATCTTAATCTCTGGTGGCGGCTCGAATATGGTGGCTTTGGTCAAAAGCATGACCGGCGATCATCCTGCACGCGCGGCTGTTGTGATCTCAAACAATCCGCAGGCCGCGGGTCTTCAGCGCGCGGCTGATCTGGGCGTGCCAACAGAAGTTGTGGATCACCGGCCATTTGGCAAGGACCGTGCCGCTTTTGAAGCAGTTCTGAATAAGACCCTTAAGCCTTATCAGCTGGATTTAATTTGCCAGGCTGGTTTTATGCGCATTCTGACCGAGGGATTTGTGCTGGGGTGGCAGGGCAAGATGCTGAATATCCATCCCTCGCTCTTGCCAAAATATAAAGGGCTTAATACCCATATACGGGCGCTTGAGGCCGGCGATCATGAAGCGGGCTGTTCAGTGCATCTGGTTACCCCTGAATTGGATGGTGGTCCAGTGTTGGGTCAGGTCAGAGTGCCGATTGAGCCCGGTGATACAGAACAAGCGCTTGCGGCACGGGTATTAGTGCAAGAACACCTTTTATATCCTAAAGTTCTGCGCCAGTTTGTACAGGGAAACAACGCGCCCCTGAATTTTCATTAA
- a CDS encoding phosphoribosylformylglycinamidine cyclo-ligase produces the protein MSEGKNALTYAAAGVDIDAGNALVEQIKPHAKRTNRSGVMAGLGGFGGLFDLKAAGFEDPILVSATDGVGTKLRIAIDTGHFDTIGIDLVAMCVNDLVCQGAEPLFFLDYFATGQLDVDTATRIIAGIAEGCVQSGCALIGGETAEMPGMYAGDDFDLAGFAVGAMERGASLPKDVQNGDMLLGLSSSGVHSNGYSLVRKLVELSGLGWDAQSPFGGDTMGAELLAPTRLYVKSCLAAMAAGGVHGFAHITGGGLTENIPRVLGEGQGVRINLDSWMLPPVFEWLAKQGGISNAEMLKTFNCGIGMVIVVDRQSSHAVAEALAAQGETVVKLGEVTDVPDVIYDGSLL, from the coding sequence ATGAGTGAAGGTAAAAATGCACTGACATATGCAGCTGCAGGCGTAGATATAGATGCAGGCAATGCCTTGGTTGAACAGATCAAGCCCCATGCCAAGCGGACAAACCGATCTGGCGTAATGGCAGGGCTTGGCGGTTTTGGCGGGCTTTTTGATCTTAAAGCGGCTGGTTTTGAAGATCCTATTCTTGTCTCGGCCACAGATGGCGTTGGAACCAAACTGCGGATTGCAATTGATACCGGACATTTTGACACCATCGGCATTGATTTGGTGGCCATGTGCGTCAATGACCTGGTGTGCCAAGGCGCTGAGCCGCTGTTTTTCCTTGATTATTTTGCTACCGGACAACTGGATGTTGATACCGCAACTCGGATTATCGCGGGCATAGCCGAGGGCTGTGTGCAATCTGGCTGTGCGCTGATTGGTGGAGAAACTGCGGAAATGCCCGGTATGTACGCAGGTGATGATTTTGATCTGGCAGGCTTTGCCGTGGGCGCAATGGAGCGCGGGGCTTCACTTCCCAAAGATGTTCAAAACGGTGATATGCTGCTAGGTCTGTCCTCAAGCGGTGTGCATTCGAATGGCTACTCACTGGTGCGCAAGCTGGTTGAGCTTTCTGGACTTGGTTGGGATGCCCAAAGCCCGTTTGGCGGCGATACAATGGGCGCAGAGCTGCTGGCGCCGACCCGGCTTTATGTTAAATCCTGTCTGGCGGCTATGGCTGCCGGCGGGGTGCACGGGTTTGCCCATATCACCGGAGGTGGCTTGACCGAAAATATTCCGCGTGTGCTTGGTGAAGGGCAGGGCGTGCGGATTAATTTAGACAGCTGGATGCTTCCCCCGGTGTTTGAATGGCTTGCCAAGCAAGGCGGTATTTCAAATGCAGAGATGCTTAAAACCTTTAACTGCGGTATCGGTATGGTGATCGTGGTCGACAGGCAGAGCTCTCATGCGGTCGCTGAGGCGCTTGCTGCGCAAGGCGAAACAGTGGTTAAGCTTGGCGAAGTCACTGACGTACCAGACGTAATATATGATGGGTCTTTGCTGTGA